The nucleotide sequence TACCCCAACGTGAGCATCTACCGCCTGGCCATCTTGACGGCTTTGAATCTGGCCGACGAGCTGACGCGGCTGCAGGCGCAGCACGAGCAATTGACGGCGTCCCTCCAGGAACGCATCCGGGAATTGGAGCAGCAACTCCGTGAGCGGCAGCCCGATTGACAACGCCTATATAGCCCAACTGCTCAACATGCTGGCCGACCTGATGGAAATCGCCGGCCAGCCTGCCAACCGGGCTGCCGCCTACCGCCGGGGCGCCCGGACCGTGGCCCGGCTGGCGGAGCCCATCGCCCAGGTGGCCGCCCAAGGCCGCCTGCAGGAACTGCCGGGCATCGGCCCCACCCTGGCGGCCCGCATCAAGGAAATCATCGCCACGGGCACATCGCCCATGCTGGATGAACTGCAGGCCCAAGTTCCCCTGGGTGTGCTGGAACTGCTGCGCATCCCGGGCTTGGGGCCCCGCACCGCCCACCTGTTGTTCAAGCATTTGGGCATAACCGATGTGGACGGCCTGGAGGCGGCCCTGGCCGCCGGCCGGGTGGCGGGGCTGCCCGGCATCGGCGCCCGCACCGAGGAGCGGCTCCGGCAGGAGGTGGCCGCCTACCGGGTGCGCACCGCCCGGGTGCCCCTGGGCACGGCCCTGCCTTGGGCCCAGGAGCTGGCCCATCAGTTGGCCCAGGTTCCGGGGGTGGAAAGGGTGGTGCCGGCGGGCAGCATCCGCCGGGGCCGGGCCCTGGTGGGCAACATCGATTTGGTGGTGGCCGCCGGCGCCACGGTGGAGCCGGGGCAGCTGGCCGCCGCCGTGCCCGGGATCAGCCTGGCGGAACCCGACGACGGGCAGGCCCCAGGCGGCCAACTGCTCCGGGGCGTCTTCCAGCCCGGCCCCATGGTGAAGATTCCCCTGCACCTCCACCGGTGCGACCCCGGCCGTTTCCCGGCGGTGCTCCACTATGCCACCGGCGCCCGGGCCCACCGGGAGGAGTTGGCGGACCTGGCCCGGGAGCAGGGCCTGCGTCTGGAGAGGGACGGGCTCTTCCGCGATGAGGGTGGCGAAAAACCGTTGACCTGGCCCGAGGAGGAAAGCCTGTACCGGCATCTGGGCCTGCCTCCCGTCCCCCCGGAAGTGCGGGAAGGGGAGGGGGAGGTGGCGGCGGCCGCCGCCGGCACCCTGCCCCGGCTGGTAACCCGCGACGACTACCGGGGCGACCTCCATGCCCACAGCCTGTGGAGCGACGGCCGGCAAAGCATCGAAGCCATGGTCGAGGCCGCCCTGGCCCGGGGCTACGGCTACCTGGCCATCACCGATCACAGCCCGTCCTTGACGGTGGCCCGGGGCCTGGACCCCCGGCGCCTGGCCCAGCAGGCCGCAGAAATCCGGGCGGTGCGGGAGCGGTTCCCCCAATTGCTGCTCCTCCACGGCATCGAGGTGGACATCCTGGCCGACGGGTCCTTGGACCTGCCCGACGATGTGCTGGCGGGCCTGGACATCGTCATCGCCTCGGTCCACAGCCATTTCCAGCAGGACACCGCCACCATGACGGCCCGCATTGCCCGGGCCATGGCCAACCCCCACGTGGACATCATCGGTCACCCCACGGGGCGGCTCCTGGGGCAGCGGGATCCCTACCAGGTGGACATGGAGGAACTGCTGGCGGCGGCGGCGGAAACCCGGACGGTGCTGGAGATCAACGCCTCGCCCCACCGCCTGGACCTGCCGGCCCCCTGGGCCCGGCGGGCCAAGGAGATGGGCATTCTGCTGTCGGTCAACACCGACGCCCACAGCGGCGACGGCCTGGACATGCTGTCCTACGGCCTGCTGACGGCCCGCCGGGCGTGGCTGGA is from Sphingobacteriaceae bacterium and encodes:
- a CDS encoding cell division protein ZapA; translated protein: MTVAGDRSDQGIRVEVRILGDTYAIRSHHASAEEVQRVADRVDIRMQELRRRYPNVSIYRLAILTALNLADELTRLQAQHEQLTASLQERIRELEQQLRERQPD
- the polX gene encoding DNA polymerase/3'-5' exonuclease PolX yields the protein MSGSPIDNAYIAQLLNMLADLMEIAGQPANRAAAYRRGARTVARLAEPIAQVAAQGRLQELPGIGPTLAARIKEIIATGTSPMLDELQAQVPLGVLELLRIPGLGPRTAHLLFKHLGITDVDGLEAALAAGRVAGLPGIGARTEERLRQEVAAYRVRTARVPLGTALPWAQELAHQLAQVPGVERVVPAGSIRRGRALVGNIDLVVAAGATVEPGQLAAAVPGISLAEPDDGQAPGGQLLRGVFQPGPMVKIPLHLHRCDPGRFPAVLHYATGARAHREELADLAREQGLRLERDGLFRDEGGEKPLTWPEEESLYRHLGLPPVPPEVREGEGEVAAAAAGTLPRLVTRDDYRGDLHAHSLWSDGRQSIEAMVEAALARGYGYLAITDHSPSLTVARGLDPRRLAQQAAEIRAVRERFPQLLLLHGIEVDILADGSLDLPDDVLAGLDIVIASVHSHFQQDTATMTARIARAMANPHVDIIGHPTGRLLGQRDPYQVDMEELLAAAAETRTVLEINASPHRLDLPAPWARRAKEMGILLSVNTDAHSGDGLDMLSYGLLTARRAWLEAGDIINTMAPRALADWLALPKQERW